GCGGCAGCGGCTCCTTCAGGCGGAGCGCGGGCGGGATCGTGGCAAAGAGCTCGTCGATGCTCTTCGCCCCGATTTCCCGGAGCATCGACTCCCTGTCGGCGTCGGAGGCCGGAATGTAGCGGTGGACGTCCCCCATCTCAGTTGGCTTCTTCCTCGATGTACTTGCGGTACTCCGCCGGCGTCATCAGCGAATCGAGGTCCTTCGTATCGGCGAGCTTGATCTTGAGGAGCCACCCTTCGCCGTACGGGTCCTTGTTGATCGTCTCGGGGCTCGTGGCGAGCGTCGCGTTGACCTGCAGGACCTCGCCCGACACGGGCGCGAAGATCTCCGACACCGCCTTGACCGATTCGACCGTGCCGAACTCCTCTCCGGCGACGACCTGTGACCCGGCCGCCGGCAGCT
Above is a genomic segment from Candidatus Dormiibacterota bacterium containing:
- the gcvH gene encoding glycine cleavage system protein GcvH codes for the protein MSKGNGIYPDDLKYTKEHEWLAVNGSVGTVGITHYAQSELGDIVYVELPAAGSQVVAGEEFGTVESVKAVSEIFAPVSGEVLQVNATLATSPETINKDPYGEGWLLKIKLADTKDLDSLMTPAEYRKYIEEEAN